The segment GTGGATGAGGGACAGAGTGTCAGGTTACACGAGGGCAGGGCTTGACGCTGAGGAGGTAGGGGGAGCTTCCTGTCCTGGCACTCAAGTCAGGCCGGGTCAGCTGCTATCCCACTTCCCTattgaggggtgtgtgtgtgtgtggggggggcctGGAGACTTTCCCTCAGCCCTGGGCTCTCCCCACCGTCTACCTGCTTTGTTGGGTCTCAGCTTTTTAACAACCAGTGTTGTGCCTGGACCTGCCCTGGTGGTTCCTAGGATTGCAAGAAACCCTCCAGCTATGACTCTCAGGAAACtctgaaaaactttaaaaatatcaggcCTGGAAATCACACAGCACAGGTGTGGCCACAAAACAAGTTCAGGGTgtgggttggagggagggggatgtagagggggaagggaagagggagaaggagagagcgcATGTGAGCTGCCAAAACAGAACCCCAGGAAGTTaaagcacaggaaaagaaaagacaagcgGCCCAAATAGTCCATTATCAGAACCAATCAAGATGTGTCGCAGCTGGCCATGCACATCATGTTGTTTGCGTGCTctcagtgtgttcactggagacAGCCATCTTCGAAATGGGCACCTCTGCAATAAATGACTGAGTCAGGCACTTGTATTATTACAtagaagggaggaaggcaggcaggcaggaaggaaggaaagcaggcaggaagggaggaaggaaggcaggcaggcaggaagggagggaggaagggaggaagggagacaggaagggaggaaggaaggcaggaagggaggaagggaggtaggaagggaggcaggaagggaggaagggaggcaggaagggaggaagggaggcaggaagggaggaagggagggaggaagggaggcaggaagacaggaagggaggcaggaagggaggaaggaagggaggaagggaggcaggaagggaggaagggagggaggaagggaggcaggaagacaggaagggaggaaggaaggcaggaagggaggaaggaaggcaggaagggaggaagggaggcaggaagggaggaagggaggcaggaagacaggaagggaggcaggaagggaggaaggaaggcaggaagggaggcaggaagggaggaaggaaggcaggaagggaggcaggaagggaggaagggaggcaggaagggaggaagggagggaggaagggaggcaggaagacaggaagggaggaaggaaggcaggaagggaggaagggaggcaggaagggaggcaggaagggaggaaggaaggcaggaaggaaaggaggagggaaggaagggaggaaggaaggcaggcaggaagaaaggaaggtaggagggaaggaaggaaaggaggagggaaaggaggagggaaggaatagaggaaggaaggcaggcaggaagggaggaagaaaggcaggaagggatgaaagaaggaaggaagaaaggcaggcaagaaagaaggaaggaaggaaggaaagtaggaaggaaggaaagtaggaaggaaggaaaggagcaagaaagaaggaaagaagaaaggaaggaagggaggaagggaggaaagaaggcatgaagggaggaaggaaggtaggaagggaggaaggaaggcaggaagggaggaaggaaggataaggaaggaaggaaggaaaggaggaaggaaggaagggtggaacaaagacaggaaagaaggaaggaaaaaaggcaggaaggcaggaagggaggaaggaaggaaggcaggaaggaaggcaggaagggaggaaggaaaaaaacccatcaaGGGCTTACCTTCATTCCCCCACACCAGACCCAAGCCTTCCGGAAGGTGCCGGAGTCCAgccccagcaggtccaggggttcccgaaggatgaacggcaTCGGCGAGAATAACAAATGGACACGACAGCAGTGTGTCCGACTGGCCGCTTTACTGTGGCAAGCCTGGCGTTCTATTTGTTAGCGATTTCCTTGTAGCGTGCGTCACCTACGCTTCTCGGCTTTACCTAATTCTAAACACGTTCCTTTGTGTAATCGCCCATCAAGGAACCTCATGGTTATTTTCTTGTAACGTTCCCTCCTGGCCTTTGCTTATCgattaatttcttcatattattttcattatgtatctacgTTTATTTATGgtctataaagcatttgctttgctattTTCGTGAAAGGTCATCTAGCTCTCAACACCTCGAGTGGAACGTTTACAGGGACATGACTTCTTAATTGTTCCTTTGAACTGTTTGCGGTAGAAGGAACAAAAGTATTCGCtttggtctggggtgcctggagggAGCCAAGAGGGCTGGGAACCCACGCCTTATGCGCTCCCAGAGAGACAACGTATACCtgggaactaatgaaccattctgtaccttaacccacCAGGTCCAGTTaccatctggaatgcctcctgggggccaagtgggcctaggggttggagcAACTCGTAGCCATAGAGACACTGCTTtgttgccggagtggggctttcgAACCCGTGTGCGCCCCTCCCTGGCTGGGAACATATGgggctatccttcctttaggtaggGGACGGGCAGGCGGGGGTGGCACCGGCTGgatataaggtttcttttttgtcCTGGGGGTCATCCCCAGAAAATATCCCTGAGTTTGCCCCCACGGGTTTCTTTTGAATCATCAGTGCCAATTGGACCATGGGGATGGCCATGATGAGTAAGAGGAGGGATACCAGTAGCTTCCCATTCGGAGGGTCGCTGTGCGTTGCCCTTCCGCCGGCTGCCCGGGGTGTGCTATCAGGAAGGCTGGATGGATCGGCTCCTGGCATGGAAGGCCTCACTGTCCATGTGCGTGGCTCCTCCACCAAGGGACCCAGGGGTTCGTGGCTGGGAGCTTCTGGGAGCACATCTGTCCTCCCTACCCTCATCCCCAGTCAGGACTGAACAGGGCATCTCAGGAGTCCTGCCAGTCTGTCTCCCTCCTGGGATCAGTCCACGCAAAGCCGGAAGAGAATATTCCCTCCCAAGTGCTCTTTGGAAAAACTTGGGATGCCTCCCACCTGCGCGGCCCTGCCCATCTCCCTCTACCCCACCAGCTGGCCAGCCgacaccacccccacctcccactgcccacccccacccaagcaCTGCCTACCTCCAGGAGACCCAGGACGCCTTGGCCAGGTCGGTGCCAGAGCTGGAGGGGGGCTCTGAGGACCAGGGCTGTGCAGGGCTGGGCCCCTGCAAGCCCACGGTCAGTACCCAGGACCTTACTGCATGATGCCTCGGCTCTCACCTGTGATTTGCAAAAGCTGGACATCATGAGTGTTTGTTGGCTACAAGAGAGGGTCACCTGTCTAGCAGGACCGTAGACCCAGGTCACTGCAGCTCAGATGGGGTTATGCCCAATATGACCGTCCTTTTTGAGAGCTGCCTGATCTGGGAATGTGAGACCCACGCAGCCCATCCGGCTGGGGAATGGGGGCCTGAAGCACATGGCCGGCCCTTCCCCTGACCCTGGCTGGCCCCTGGGCCATCTGGAGCAAGCCCTTCCGGGACCCAGAGGGCCGGATCCACCAGcgtcccctctccaccccccacctgcctggGGCCGTCCCACTGCCGCTCACACCCCTGGGACCCCTGCGCGCTTCACGGCCCACCCAGGGCACCCCAACCAGAGTCCCGCCCAGGGACAGGGTGTGCACAGGTGGACACCGGGGGTGTGGACCTTGTGCGGGGACTGAACCGGGAACCCAGTGTGAAGAGCTGCAGACGTCAACAGGAGGGGAGCCGCAGGGCCTGACCTGGCCCCACCGCAGGAACCCAGGCGAGCCTGGCTGTCCCAGCGGGCGAAGCGCACGGAGACGAGGGGCTCCCTCCCTGACCGCCGCCTGTGGCCACCGGGACTCGCCAGCCAGCCTCTCCGGGGTGGCTGTGCAGGGCCTGGGGGCTTGGCCACCACAGTGCGACCCCACCCAGTCCCTCTGGGGCCTGGGACAGGAATGCCTGCCTGGGGCAAGCTCTTCCTGCAGGGCTGAGGATGGCCTCTGGGTCCCCAGGTGCAGCCTGGGCTCTGGCAAAAGCTCACACCAAGGCCTGAGGCCCCAGCGGCTGGGAGACCCTTCCTGGGGCACCGGGCAGTCGCTCCCCCTGCAGGGGCAGTCGCTCCCCCTGCAGGGCCGGTTCCGTTTGGGTTGAGGGAGTGAGTCCTTCCCCTCAGGCTTCCTGTCCATCGGGGCCTCCTCGCCAGGTCTGATGATTGGCTTCTGCAGTCAGCCCACGGTGGAGAGCtctatccccacccccagccccagaggaGCAAAGACAGAGCTGGGGGGCTTGCCGAGTGCGGCGAAGTCTAGAACtcccaggaggggctgggagcccgCGGCTCCGTCCGTCCGCTGCGCCCACAGGTGCCAAACCCCACGGCCATCCCAGAGGGCCCGAGCTGCCCGTTCCCGTTCTCTCCAGCACCACCCTGCCACACACCTGGGGAGGGACCCTCACCCTCAGGCCCAAGGGTGCTCTGCACACGGGACCTCCTGGCGCCAGGGTCCCCTATCCTAGGACCCCGGTGCAGCTGTTGTTCCCAGCAGGAGGCCAGAAACCAGCACCAGCTGAGGACATGCCCTGCCCCAGCCAGAGCTGCACAGCTGGGCAAGGGGGGCGGTGGGCTCGGTCTCAGGGGCAGGCTGGCGACTCCCGGCAGGGCCCCCCACCCAGGAGACGTCACCGCACCGTCACACACAAGGGTACTTTATTGCGTTCAGTTGTGGTCAGGGAAGTCTGCTCAAGCACAGGGTACAGGGGTGGGTGCTGAGGGACGGGCCCAACACAACAGCCCAGGAAGCATGGGAAGCACAGCCACAATGGATGCTGGAGGACTGGTGTCTCCTGCCATGAGCAGCTAGTGGTGGCCTCTGCTATTCTGCATAACCCTTAAAATGATACTGTAGGCCGTCAAGTAGGCAATCACCAGAAGAACAATGAATCCAATGGTCAGAAGGATGCCCAGGACCAGGGCCCAGATGTTCAGGCACTTGGCGGTGGAGGCATAGGTCTGGGCCCCGATCAGGTCACCCACCATCTTCCGGTCCCTAGACTGGGGAAAGGAGATGGAGAGGGGGATCAGGGGCGGGTTCTGGCGAGAGCCAGGCTGGTCCCCGTCCACAGCAGCCTCCACATGCCCTTCGCCCCGGTCGGGGACCCACCCCCCTTTCCCAGAGCCTGAGCAGGACAGTGGCCCTTGGGTCCCGTCCCTCCTGGGGCCTC is part of the Felis catus isolate Fca126 chromosome D1, F.catus_Fca126_mat1.0, whole genome shotgun sequence genome and harbors:
- the LOC101086846 gene encoding interferon-induced transmembrane protein 1, which produces MLKDNKVDILEGPQSSAPMATTVINIQTETSVPDHIVWSLFNTIFMNWCCLGFVAFAYSVKSRDRKMVGDLIGAQTYASTAKCLNIWALVLGILLTIGFIVLLVIAYLTAYSIILRVMQNSRGHH